In the Prochlorococcus marinus str. MIT 9312 genome, CATGGCAAATTAAATTCACAAGAAAAGAATGAAGTGATAAATTCTTTTTTAAAAAATGAAATAAATATATTGGTTTCAACTACTGTGATTGAGGTTGGAATTGATGTGCCTAATGCCACAATTATGATTATTTATAATTCTGAAAGATTTGGATTGTCTCAGCTACATCAATTAAGGGGGAGAGTTGGTAGGGGATCAACTAAATCTTTTTGTTATCTGGTAACTTCCGACAAAAATGGATTAGAAAACAAGCGATTATGTGTTTTGCAAAAATCTAATGATGGCTTTTATATTGCCGAAAAAGATTTGGAGCTTAGAGGCCCAGGCCAGATTTTAGGATACAAACAATCTGGATTGCCTGATTTTGTCTTGGACAATTTACCAAACAATAAATTTCTTATTGAAAAAGCTCGTGAAGAGGCTATTAAGGTTGTTAGTAATGATCCTGATTTAAATGAAAATATTGTTTTAAGAAATATACTAATTGATAATTCTGATAATAAATTCATTCATGATTTCTTGAATTGAATACTATCATTGTAATTTCTTATATATATGCCAATATAAATCAATTGCAAATTTCAATTGAAAATTTGGAATAAAATACCAATTAAAGATAATGGAGATAAATTAATAGCTATACCTAGCTACTTAAAATTTTTAGATCCACACCCTTACTTTAATTTAGGAGCACCTTACAAAGATAAAACATCTATTTGGAAATTAAGAGAGGAGGTTGTAAATAGATTAGTAAAAGTAAATGATTATTTGATATCAAAGAATAGAGTTTATATTTTAATTTATGACAGTTGGCGACCTTTAGAAGTCCAAGAATTCATGTTTAAAAGAGCATTTTTATTAGAGTGTAAAAATTCGGATATTGAGGCTTCCTTACAAAATATGAAATCTTATCCATCTATTTTAAAAAGAGTTGAAAAATTTTGGGCATATCCTTCTTATGACTCTAGGTTCCCTCCACCTCATTCAACTGGTGGAGCATTGGATGTTTGTTTATCTGATGAAGACGGAAATCTTGTAGAAATGGGAAGCAAAGTTGATCAAATGGATGAGACTTCAAAGCCTGATTTTTATGAAAACATAAAGAATGAAGATGCAATTATTTGGAATAGTAGAAGAAATTTATTAAGGGAAATTATGACTAAATTTGGATTTGCTCAACATCCTAATGAATGGTGGCATTTTAGTTATGGTGATCAATTATGGGCTTGGAAAAATAAAAAAGCAAATGCCCTTTATGGAAAAATATAAATTCTAATGAATTTCATTTATTAAATTCAAAATAGAACTTTCTTCTTGCTTATTTATAAAATCTCCGAAATCCAAATCCGAACTACTTTTCCAATGATCAAATAATGGTTGAAGAGTTTTTTCTAAATCATTTAATTCCATTCTTTGTAAGAATGGTTTTGCCAGCCTCTGTAGATTTTTACTTCCCCCCAACCATAATTGGTATTTGTTTTGCCCACTACCTACAAGTGCTAATTCTGCCATGTAAGGCCTTGTACATCCATTCGGGCAGCCTGTCATCCTAAATAATATCGTCTTCTCTATTTTTAGATCTAAGAGTAATTTCTCAATCCTTTTAAGTACATCAGGTAAGATTCTTTCTGCCTCAGTCATTGCAAGACCACAAAGTGGTAAAGCTGGACATGCTAACGCATGTCTTTGTATTTCATTAATGTCTTCTAAATTATCGTATCCAATTTTTGAAAGAGCTTTTTTAATTTCACTTTTGTTTTTATTAGCGATATTGCAAAGTAATATATCTTGATTAGGCGTAAGTCTTAAATCAAGATTATATTTTTTTACAATACTAGTAATTGTATTCTTCTTTTCTCCGGATAATCTCCCTGATAATAAAGGTAAACCTACGAAATAAGAGGTCTTATTTTGTTTATGCCAACCTAGATAGTCAATAAGAACTTGATTTGGTTCTTTTCTGATTTTTTTAATTTCTTTTTTGAAATACTTTCCTAGAAGTAACTTTTTGAACCATTTAATACCTTTTCTGTGAATAAGGTATTTCATTCTTGAATTTTTTCTTGACTTTCTATCACCATAATCTCTTTGAATAGCAACAATACATTGTATTAATTCATAAATATCTTGTTCTTCAACATATCCAAGCGGATCTGCAATTCTGGCGAAAGTTTCTTCATTATTATGTGTGCGTCCCATACCTCCTCCGACATAGAAGTTGCACCCCTCTAATTTCCCTTCTTCTGAAGTAAAAGCAACTATTCCAATGTCATTAGTAAGAAGATCAACAGAATTATCTCCGGGAACTGTAACAGCGCATTTGAATTTTCTCGGTAAATAAGTGGAACCATAGAGAGGCTCATCTTTAATTCCACTAAAAACATTGTCTTTAAATTGAAGCCTCCTTATTGCTTCAATATCTTTGTCGGGCTTTATGGTATATTCTAAATCCCCGTCAGCCCAAAGCTCCAAAAAAGTACCTTGTCCAGCTAATGGGGTGAGAAGGTCCGCAACTTTTTTAGCTAATGCTCTTGCAATATTGTATTCCGGTGAATCAATTGGTGCTGCTGGGGCCATTACGTTTCTATTTATGTCTCCACATGCAGCTAATGTTGAGCCCATTGAATTTACAATTGTTTGAATAACTTCTTTTAGATTCTCCTTTCTAATTCCATGCATTTGAAAGGCTTGCCTTGTAGTTGCCCGAAGTGATCCATTGCCTAGTTTGTCAGATAATTCATTTAACGCTAAAAATAATTTCCCTGGAATTTCCCCTCCTGGACTTCTTAACCTAAGCATCATTTGCCAATCTTTACTTTTTCCTGGTTTTCTATTCTCCCTATTATCTTGTTGATAGCTACCATGAAATTTCAATAACTGAACTGCATCATTAGTAAAATGGTCACTTTCATTGACTAATTCCGTGGCAAGTGGTTCCTTGAGAAATTGACTGCTTTTTTTAAAATTTTCAAATTTAGAGACTTCTAATCCATTTGCCAAACAAACAGTTTCTTCTTTGGCAGAGTCTTTTTTCTTTTTTACTTTCTCAACCTTGATCAAAGGACCAAAACATATCTCTTTTTATACATTAGCGGAAAGCTTATTTAACTGGTAGTAAATTATAGTAATAGAAGTTATATTTTTTTCTTGTCTAAATATTTACTTGAGATAGGAACAGAGGAGTTGCCCGCAAAATTTTCTCATTCTGTTCTAGAGCAATTTAAATCTCTAATAGAATTTGAATTGGATAAAAAGTTAATCAAATTCAATAATATTGTTGTTACCTCTACGCCCAGGAGAATAGTTCTACTTCTTGAAGGTTTAGTCGATTATGGAGAAGATAAGACGATAGTTAGAAAAGGACCTAAGGCAAATTCAGCTTTTTTAAATGGATCTCCTACTAATGCTGCTTTAGGATTCGCTAATAGTTTAGGTATAGATGTAGATGATCTAGAAATAAAAAATACGGAAAAGGGTGAATTTGTTTTTGGAAAAAAAATTGAGAAGGGACAATCAACAAGAATTTCTTTGTCTTCAATTATTCCTAAAGTAGTGAAGAGTCTCCAAGGCACTCGATTTATGAAATGGGGGGCTGGGAACATTAAGTTTTCAAGACCTATTAGGTGGATTACCTCTATCTATAATGATGATATTCTTGATTTCGCATTTAATGAATGTGATCCAAATATTCAAATAAGTAATAAATCAAAAAGTCATAGACTAATCAATGAAGTTTTTGAAGTTCAGAATCCTGATAATTTTTTTGAATTATTGAAACAAAATAGAGTATTAGTTAAGCGGCACGAGAGACAAGAACAAATTGAAACTCTAATACATCAGGCTTCTAAATTACTAAATCTGAAACCTGACCTTTCTAAAGAATTGCTTAATGAACTAACTGATTTAGTTGAATGGCCAGACTTAGTTATTGGTAAATTTAGTGAAGAATTTCTTGATCTTCCTGTTGAAGTTCTCTCAACAGTAATGAAAAGTCATCAGAGATATGTGCCTCTTTTGTTAAAAAATAATACTTTCTCAAAACTAGATTTAAGCTCTGAAAAAAACATTAGTACAAATTTTTTCGTTATTTCAAATGGTCTTGAAGAATCAAATAATAATATTGCCAAGGGTAATGAGAAAGTATTGAGAGCAAGGTTCTCAGATGCAAAGTTTTTTGTAGAAAGTGATAAAAAAGTTTCTTCAATTGAAAGAAATGAAAAACTTAAATCTGTTTCTTATTTGAAGGGATTGGGAAATATTTTCCAGAGAGTAGAGAGAATACAGGAAGTTACTAAAAAAATCCTTACATTTTTAAATGATAAGTCTTTAGAAGATAAAAAAATAATAGAAGCTGCCAGATATTGTAAAAATGACTTATGTAGCGAAATTGTTTTCGAATTCCCAGAGTTGCAAGGAATAATGGGTGGTAAATATCTCAAAAATGAAGGATTTAGTGAGGATGTTTGTTTAGCTGTAGCTGAACATTATTTACCTTCTTTTTATAAAGATGCTTTGCCATCTTCAAAATATGGTGCAATAGTTTCTATTGCAGATAAGGTTGAAACTTTAATAAGTATATTTATTTCCGGTAAGCGTCCAAGTGGATCATCTGATCCTTATGCTTTGAGAAGAAATTTAAATGGAGTGATTAAAATAATTTGGGATTATGAACTTGATTTACCTTTAGATAATTTATTCAAGGAACTTTTTGATTTTTGGAAAATCTCATTCCCTAATTTGGACTTCTCAAAAGATAAAGTTTTAAATGATTTAAATGAATTTTTAGTTCAAAGAATTGTTAGTCATCTCGAAGAAATATCGCTAAGTAAAGAATTAATAAAGGCTATTTGCTCTTCTGATGAACTTTATCAAAAAAGAATATTGAATATTGTTGATCTAAAAAATAGGATTAAATCTATTGTCAACTTTAAAGAGAAAGAAACTTTTGTTGAAATCCAGAAGGTCATTACTAGGGTTAGCAAATTAGCTAATAGCAGTAATCTTTCAACAGATGTTTTCTTAACAGGAGATTATGTAAACACAAAAATTTTTGAAAAAGAATGTGAATTGAAAGTTTTTGAATTTATTAGAGAATTAGAAAAACTCTTTTCAACTGGTTATTGCAATTATTTGAAACTTCTAAATTTGTTCGAGATTAATAAAAATACTATTGAGGATTTGTTTGATAATGAAAAGGGTGTTCTGGTAATGTCAGAAGATATAAAAATAAGAAATAATAGACTTAACTTATTGAGCCTAATTAGAAATTATTCTCTACTGATCGCTGACTTTACACTTTTGAACTCTTAACCTTAATACCACCTTTAATTGAATACTTTTTAAGCATTGTTTCAACTTCTTTCTCTTCTCTCACAGCACTATCAACAGGTTTGTACTTTAATGGAGCAAGTGCTTTTCCTCTTAAAATTGAACCAAGAGTAAGCAACGTAAGTTTAATTTGTTGTATTGGTTTCATCGCAACAACTTTTTTATATAAATAACTATCAAAAGTGAGTCTTTGAACATCCATATCATCACACATTTCTACAAAAGCTTCTCTAGCAGAATCGTTCCTATAAAAAATATTTTGTAGAATTTCTAGTACCTTATATGTCGCTCCATACTTTTTATCCCATTTTTTTAAGTAATTTTTTAAATCATTTTCTGAAGGTATAACTTCTCCATTTTTAGATGCTTCAACGATTTCTTCTGCACACATTCTACCGCTCTTTGCAGCAAAATATATTCCCTCTCCAGAACTCTTCGTAACATAACCAGCAGCATCTCCTACTAAAGCCATTCTCCCAACAACTCTTCTTGGCCTGGGATGCTCAGGAATAGGATGTGCTTCTACTTTGATAACCTCCCCATTTACAAGTCTTTTTTTTGCTCTATTCCTAACTCCTTCCTGTAGTCCCTTTATTAATAATTGATTCTTTTGCATTGTCCCTGTTCCTACGGCAACATGATCATATTTAGGAAATACCCACCCATAGAAATCAGGAGATACGTCAGTTCCTACATACATTTCAGCAAGATCTTCATAGTAACTCATTTCTTCTTTAGGTAACTTTATTCTCTCTTGAAATGCAATAGCTACTTTATAATCTCCTGCATCCATAGCTTTAGCGACTCTACTATTGGCTCCGTCTGCCCCAATTAAAAGGTCAACTGTAAGTTCTTTCAACTCTCCTTTTTTATCTCCAGAAGAATAATCAGAATATACAAGTTTATATGGACCTTGGTTATTATTCCCTGTATCAATCGAAGTAACTAATCCATTTATTAATGTAGCTCCTAGATCAGAAGCCCTGTTTCTCATGAAAGCATCCATTACTTCTCTTCTGCACATTCCTATAAATTCATTATCACTTTTGCCATAAACCTTATCCAAACTAATATCTACCTCTCTATTTGATGGAGATATCATTCTCATATGTCTTACTTTCCTGTCAATAATCGACTCAGGTAAATCAAATTCCTCTACCATGCAAAGAGGAATAGCTCCTCCACATGGTTTCGCATTATCTAATTTTCTCTCGAAGAGCCAAGTTTTTATTCCTGCTTTGGCAAGTATTTCTGCAGCACATGATCCACTTGGACCTCCTCCAATAACAGCTACCCTCAACATACGAAAAAAAAATAATACTGTATATAAAAGCTACATCTTTTTTGCTTATAAAAGTGCATTTCTTAAAATAATAGTTAATATCGAAATATGTTTTCCAAATTCACCCTCTAAATATTGGAACAAAAAAAGGATATAAATCAATTTGATATACCGCTTGCCAAAAGAACTTATTTAACTAATTCTAACTCAATATTATTAAAAAAAATATTAATATTTTCTCCATTTCTTTTAATTCTTTTATCTATCGCTGCATTACGATTGATTAGAAATATAGAATTAGGACCTCTTAGCAATCTTAATTTTCAGGCTGAGAGAAATCACGACCATAGAATTTTGGGGCATCTACCCTATTCTGAAATTCCTACGGAGAAACTAGTTTTAATTGAGCCCAATGTTGAAGTTCACATTGATATGCGTGATTCCTTATTAAAGATGAGAGAAGAAGCGAAAAAAGATGGGATATTTTTGGTCTTCTTAAGTGGTTTTAGATCAATAAATTTGCAAAACGATATCTTTTATTCTTTAAAGTCTATTAGAAATCAAGAAGCGGCAGAAAGAGCTAGAGTTTCAGCACCTCCAGGTTATTCTGAACATAGCACTGGTTTCGCAATTGATATTGGTGATGCTACTCAAAGAGAAACAGACTTTGAGACAGAATTCGAAAATACTGACGCCTTTAGATGGTTAAAAAAGAATGCAGCTAAGTTTCACTTTAGGTTATCATTTGACAAAAATAATAAATATATAGATTATGAACCCTGGCATTGGAGATATGAAGGCTCAATTGAAGCTTTAAAAGTTTTTGAAATTTCTAATAGAGGATTATAAATCTAATTGATTCAAAAAATATTCAATATGATTATGTTTTTCAAAGTCTTAAAGAGAAAATTCTCATAATAAGCATTCTTTGAGTTAGCCTTAATTAAGTCAATCTACTATTCATATAAATTTTATAAATGTCATCTTCGATAAAAGAAATTAGGAATGTTGCAATTATTGCCCACGTAGATCATGGAAAGACAACTCTTGTGGATGCATTATTATCTCAATCAGGAATATTTAGAGACAATGAAGTTATTCCTACATGTGTAATGGATTCGAATGATCTTGAAAGAGAAAGAGGAATAACAATACTCTCAAAAAATACTGCAGTTAATTATAAAGATACCAGAATTAATATTATAGATACTCCGGGACATGCTGATTTTGGAGGAGAAGTCGAGAGGGTTTTGGGAATGGTTGATGGTTGTTTGCTTATTGTTGATGCAAATGAGGGACCGATGCCACAAACCAGATTTGTTTTAAAAAAAGCATTAGAAAAAGGACTTAGGCCTATAGTTTTTGTAAATAAAATTGATAGACCAAGAGTAGTACCAGAAATAGCAATTGATAAGGTCCTTGATTTGTTTTTAGAATTAGGAGCAGATGATGATCAATGTGATTTTCCTTATCTTTTTGGTAGCGGCCTATCTGGTTTTGCAAAAGAAGAGATGGAATCTAATAGTGACAATATGATGCCTCTTTTTGAAGCTATAATCAGACATGTTCCACCTCCAGTAGGTGACTCAAATAAGCCTCTTCAACTACAAATAACTACTTTGGATTATTCTGATTTCTTAGGCAGAATTGTAATTGGAAAAATTCATAATGGAACTATAAGAAATGGTCAACAAGCTAGCTTAATTAAAGAAAATGGAAAAACTATTAAAGGCAAGGTTAGTAAACTACTAGGCTTCGAGGGATTACAAAGAATTGATATAAATGAAGCATTCGCAGGCGATATTGTTGCTGTTTCTGGTTTCGATGACGTCAATATTGGTGAGACCATAGCATGTCCCGATTCTCCTCATCCTCTTCCATTAATCAAAGTTGATGAACCTACCTTAAATATGACTTTTGTTGTCAATGATTCCCCATTTGCGGGTAAGGAAGGGAAATTTGTTACTAGTAGACAATTAAAAAATAGATTGGAGAGGGAACTTCTAACAAATGTTGCCCTAAGGGTCGAAGAAACTGATTCGCCTGACAGGTTCTCAGTTTCAGGAAGAGGAGAATTACATTTAGGGATTTTGATTGAAACTATGAGAAGAGAGGGTTTTGAGTTTCAAATCTCACAACCTCAAGTAATTTTTAGAGAAATTGATAATGTTGAATGTGAGCCTATAGAGACTTTGGTTTTAGATGTGCCTGAAGTCTCTGTTGGTTCATGTATAGAGAAACTTGGATCTAGAAAGGCAGAGATGAAAAACATGCAGACAAGTTCAGATGGAAGAACTCAATTAGAATTTCTTGTGCCATCAAGAGGATTAATTGGATTTCGTGGTGAATTTGTTCGGATGACGAGAGGTGAAGGTATCATGAGTCACTCTTTTTATGAATATAAACCTAAAACAGGAGATTTTGAAACTAGGAGAAATGGAGTTCTTATAGCTTTTGAGGAAGGTGTGGCAACATTTTATGCTCTAAAGAATGCAGAAGATAGGGGCGTTTATTTTATTAAACCAGGAGTTAAAGTTTATAAGGGAATGATCATTGGAGAGAATAATCGACCTCAGGATCTTGAGTTAAATATATGTAAAACTAAGCAGTTGACTAATATGAGGTCTGCAGGTGCAGAAGAACTTGATACTTTGCAGTCACCTGTTGATATTACTCTTGAAAGAGCACTTGAATATATTGGCCCAGATGAAATGCTGGAGGTAACACCCGAATCAATAAGAATGAGAAAAATAAATAAGAAGAAAAAATATTAATAATTAATTTTATGAATGAAGAAAGTACAAAAAGTTTTAAAGATTCCCTTTTTAATGCTTTAAATCTTTTTAATAATCATGAATGGTATGAGGCTCATGATGCTTTTGAAGAGATTTGGAATTCTGTTGATGGTGACGAAAGACAAGTTATCCAGGGAATCTTACAAGTATCTGTCTCGCAGTTTCACTTAAGTAAGGGTAATTTAAATGGAGCAACCATTTTGCTGGGCGAGGGTTTAGGTAGAATAAAAACTAGAACCCAGATTAATTTAGGTATTGATCTAGAATCCTTCTGCCTATGTTTAGAAGATTTATTAAGGAAATTGCAATACAAAGAGATATTAAATGAGAATGATAAGCCTTTTTTGAAAGTTCTTTGAAGAATATGAATATATCTTTCTCTTTAATTAATCTATTATTAATTTTTTTCAAGAAAATAAGATAACTTATCGATCTCAATGAAGATGAACTTAGAAATTCAAAATGTATCCCTTTCAATTAAGGGAAGATTAATTGTAAAGGATGTTTCCATAACTGTAAATCCAGGAGAGGTTGTAGGTTTGATGGGACCTAATGGTGCAGGGAAAACTACCACTTTTAATCTTGCAGTTGGGAATATAAAACCTGATAAAGGTAGAGTTTTAATGAATGGTAAAAATATAACTAATCTTCCACTCTCAAATAGATCAAGACTTGGGTTGGGTTATTTAACTCAGGAGGCGAGTATATTTAGAGACCTAACTGTTAAAGATAATATAGATTTGGCTTTGCAGAATTCATCTTATAGTAAAGCGGCAATTAGAAATAGAAGAGAACAATTAATTAATGAATTTAATTTGAATAACTTTGTAGATAATTATGGTTATCAACTTTCAGGAGGAGAAAGAAGGAGGTGTGAGATAGCGAGAGCTCTCACTGTAGGAAGAAAAGGGCCTAAGTATTTATTACTCGACGAACCCTTCGCTGGAATCGATCCTCTGGCTGTTAATGATTTAAAGAAACTAATTCTTAAATTAAGTTCTAATGGGGTAGGGATTCTTATTACAGACCATAATGTGAGGGAAACCCTTTTAATTACAAACAAGTCATATGTATTAAGTGAAGGAAAAATTTTAGCTTACGGATCATCAAGTGAATTAGCATATAATCCAATAGTCAAGAAGTATTATCTAGGGGAAAATTTCAAACTCTGATATCCTTTTTCAAAAAAAATTTAAAACTTTATTATTAAAAAGTTACTCATATAAGGATGATTTAAATTATTATTTGGGTGTCATTGATTATTAAAACTGGATAAATTTCTAGAAATGATACTAGATAACCTTTTTAAAAATTTAATATATGACCCAGTTTCAGCGTTAGGTATTTTAGTCTTTTATATTTTATTAGTTAATTTACCAATATCTTTAGGTGCAGTTTTCAAAAAGAAGTCTTTTTTTATTGTAAAACTACTTACGATTTTAGTGAATTTATTAATAACATTACAATTACTTTTTAGGTGGTCAATTTCTGGACATTTCCCAGTTAGCAACTTGTATGAATCTCTTTATTTCCTTGCTTGGGGAATCTCAATGGGGCAACTATATATTGAGAGGGAATACTCATCTCCAATAATTCCGTCAATAGCAATACCCATTGAGTTGCTGACCGTGGCCTTTGCTTGTTTTGTATTGCCTGACGATTTGAAATTATCATCTAACTTGGTCCCAGCTTTAAGATCTAGTTGGCTAGTAATGCATGTTAGTGTCGTAATGCTTAGTTATGCGGCACTAATAATAGGGTCTCTACTGTCAGCTTCTGTTTTGTTTATTAATAGGAATAAACCGCTTCAAATTAGAAGTAGTTCTACAGGTATAGGAGGGTTCAAATTTTTTAATAACAATTATTTAAATGATTTAGCTGACCCTGTTGAATTTTCTCATTCAGAAGAATTAGATACATTAAGTTATCGTTCTATATTAATAGGTTTTGTACTTTTAACTCTCGGTTTAATTTCAGGCGCGGTTTGGGCTAATGAGGCATGGGGAACATGGTGGAGTTGGGATCCAAAGGAAACATGGGCATTTATCACATGGTTATTTTATGCAGCATATTTGCATATGAGAATAAGTAAGGGTTGGCAAGGAAGAAGACCAGCTTTATTAGCAACTTCAGGTTTCTTAGTTGTTATAGTATGTTATTTAGGTGTTAATTTTTTAGGAATAGGTTTACATAGTTATGGATGGATATTTGGATGATTAGCTAATCTCCCAGAATTATTTATTGAGGTTCTGAAACCACTTTGCCATTTTGTGCTTCTTTCGCAACTTTTCTCAAGTCATCACATCCCTCTTTTAATGTTGGGTAGGCAAACATTCCACTGCCTGCAATAAAACAATTGGCACCAGCATCGGCACACTGTGAAATAGTCCAATTTGCTTTTATACCTCCATCAACTTCAATGTCGACATCTAAGTTTTTTTCAATAACAAAGTTTCTTATTTTTCTGATTTTATTAAGCATTGTTGGTATATAAGCTTGTCCGCCAAAACCTGGATTAACTGTCATAACCAAAACATGATCAACCATATCCATAATGTTTTCAATCATTTCAAATGGAGTATGAGGATTTAATGCAACAGAAGGAGAACCTCCTAGGTCTCTTATTCTTCCGAGAACTCTATGCAAATGAATATTTGCTTCGGCATGAGCTATTACTACACCTGGTTCACCATTTGCTCCTTTTGTAGCGTTTACATACGATTCCAGCATGGTTTCACAATTGTATTGGCTCACCATTAATTGAGTTTCAAATGGGACATTGCAATATTTCCTGCATGCAGCAATCATCTCAGGACCGAATGTAAGATTTGGTACGAAATTTCCATCCATTACATCAAATTGAATTCTATCTACCCCAGCTTCCTCGAGTTCTTTCACACATGCTCCCATATTTGCCCAATCTGCTGGTAAAACGGAAGGAATTATTTGAATTGGTCTATTGACACCAGCTAATTTTGTTTGATTTGACTCAGTCATTTAATTTTTAAAATATTTAATAAAGATACTATATTTAGTTGTTTATTCCTAATTTCAAGTCACGGCCTGATAAAGTAACAGCTGTAAAGAGTTAAAAAAAGCTTACTAGCGTAATAATTCTCATAAAAAATGACATTTTTTGTGAGATCATACTCTAAACCTTTTAGAAAAACCCTCAAAAATTTAATTGTGAATCAAACTT is a window encoding:
- the lptB gene encoding LPS export ABC transporter ATP-binding protein → MNLEIQNVSLSIKGRLIVKDVSITVNPGEVVGLMGPNGAGKTTTFNLAVGNIKPDKGRVLMNGKNITNLPLSNRSRLGLGYLTQEASIFRDLTVKDNIDLALQNSSYSKAAIRNRREQLINEFNLNNFVDNYGYQLSGGERRRCEIARALTVGRKGPKYLLLDEPFAGIDPLAVNDLKKLILKLSSNGVGILITDHNVRETLLITNKSYVLSEGKILAYGSSSELAYNPIVKKYYLGENFKL
- the ccsB gene encoding c-type cytochrome biogenesis protein CcsB, whose protein sequence is MILDNLFKNLIYDPVSALGILVFYILLVNLPISLGAVFKKKSFFIVKLLTILVNLLITLQLLFRWSISGHFPVSNLYESLYFLAWGISMGQLYIEREYSSPIIPSIAIPIELLTVAFACFVLPDDLKLSSNLVPALRSSWLVMHVSVVMLSYAALIIGSLLSASVLFINRNKPLQIRSSSTGIGGFKFFNNNYLNDLADPVEFSHSEELDTLSYRSILIGFVLLTLGLISGAVWANEAWGTWWSWDPKETWAFITWLFYAAYLHMRISKGWQGRRPALLATSGFLVVIVCYLGVNFLGIGLHSYGWIFG
- the rpe gene encoding ribulose-phosphate 3-epimerase, which translates into the protein MTESNQTKLAGVNRPIQIIPSVLPADWANMGACVKELEEAGVDRIQFDVMDGNFVPNLTFGPEMIAACRKYCNVPFETQLMVSQYNCETMLESYVNATKGANGEPGVVIAHAEANIHLHRVLGRIRDLGGSPSVALNPHTPFEMIENIMDMVDHVLVMTVNPGFGGQAYIPTMLNKIRKIRNFVIEKNLDVDIEVDGGIKANWTISQCADAGANCFIAGSGMFAYPTLKEGCDDLRKVAKEAQNGKVVSEPQ